The following are from one region of the Puniceicoccaceae bacterium genome:
- a CDS encoding glycoside hydrolase family 88 protein — MKKSPLVFAGVIIALAGSICAPLHGAEIPSQDAVTSVMQRVADWQIEHIDDTSYTIRVGKDPHHIRDWTHGALWVGMVKWAEMAEDSKYYDFLLDIAERGNWELHDRPYHADDHTVGQLYVELYRKFGGQEKIEPTREQFEFIMANPSDEPIWLGQYEHLERWTWCDALFMSPPIWAKLSKITGDDRYVDWMVEEFKATTDHLWDPEEQLYFRDNTYIERRDHGRKVFWSRGNGWVFAGLPLILDELDPDSPHYGYFLDLYHQMAEKLVELQTDEGHWAMSLLAADVYPTLETSGTSFFTYGLAWGINNGLLDRDTYLPAVLKGWKSVTAAVNDDGMLGYVQPIGAEPGSSWPEVTEVYGVGAFLAAGSEVYKLAK; from the coding sequence ATGAAGAAATCCCCCCTTGTGTTCGCTGGCGTCATCATCGCCCTTGCAGGCAGCATCTGCGCACCACTTCACGGTGCCGAAATACCGTCCCAGGACGCCGTAACCTCCGTCATGCAGCGTGTGGCTGATTGGCAGATTGAGCACATTGACGATACCTCTTACACGATTCGTGTGGGCAAGGACCCGCACCACATCCGCGACTGGACACACGGGGCGCTTTGGGTGGGCATGGTCAAGTGGGCTGAGATGGCGGAAGATTCCAAATACTACGACTTTTTGCTCGATATTGCAGAACGCGGCAATTGGGAGCTTCATGATCGTCCCTACCACGCGGATGATCACACCGTTGGACAGCTCTACGTGGAATTGTACCGGAAGTTTGGAGGTCAGGAAAAAATTGAACCTACGCGCGAGCAGTTCGAATTCATCATGGCCAATCCGAGTGATGAACCCATTTGGCTGGGCCAGTATGAGCACCTTGAACGCTGGACCTGGTGTGATGCGTTGTTCATGTCTCCGCCGATCTGGGCCAAATTGAGCAAGATCACTGGCGATGACCGCTACGTGGACTGGATGGTGGAGGAATTCAAGGCGACCACAGACCATCTCTGGGATCCTGAGGAACAGCTTTATTTCAGAGACAATACCTACATCGAACGTCGCGACCACGGGCGCAAGGTCTTCTGGTCCCGTGGGAACGGGTGGGTATTTGCCGGACTGCCCCTGATTCTGGATGAACTCGACCCGGACTCACCGCACTATGGGTATTTCCTCGATCTCTATCACCAGATGGCGGAAAAGCTTGTGGAGCTGCAGACCGACGAGGGGCACTGGGCGATGAGTCTGTTAGCTGCGGATGTTTACCCGACACTGGAAACCAGTGGAACCTCATTTTTCACCTATGGCCTGGCGTGGGGCATCAACAACGGATTGCTCGACCGCGATACCTATCTCCCGGCTGTGCTCAAAGGATGGAAGTCCGTCACTGCTGCTGTCAACGACGATGGTATGCTGGGATACGTGCAGCCGATCGGTGCCGAACCTGGAAGCTCCTGGCCCGAGGTTACGGAAGTGTATGGCGTCGGTGCATTTCTCGCTGCAGGCAGCGAAGTTTACAAGCTGGCCAAGTGA
- a CDS encoding MarR family transcriptional regulator, whose product MDDVFPMAREADDAMQALSYELRVLSAIRRIARSVDVYSKRVSQRYGVTVPQLICLLRIDEMGSLSIKELATAVNLSPSVVVGIVDRLEKQEYVVRERSIRDRRIVRVLLTERAKALIANSPSPLQENLKAAVGKLPELERATIALSLEKVCALMESERVNPEMQGSDAALLDIATV is encoded by the coding sequence ATGGATGACGTTTTTCCCATGGCCCGCGAGGCCGATGATGCGATGCAAGCCCTCAGCTATGAGTTGCGGGTGTTGAGCGCGATTCGGCGCATTGCGCGCTCGGTGGATGTCTATTCAAAACGGGTATCTCAGCGCTATGGCGTGACGGTGCCACAATTGATCTGTCTATTGCGAATCGACGAAATGGGGTCGCTTTCCATCAAGGAATTGGCGACCGCGGTGAATTTGAGTCCAAGTGTGGTGGTCGGGATTGTCGACCGCCTTGAGAAGCAGGAGTATGTCGTGCGGGAGCGGTCCATTCGTGACCGTCGCATCGTGCGTGTGCTGCTGACGGAACGGGCCAAAGCATTGATTGCAAATTCACCCTCCCCATTGCAGGAAAACCTCAAAGCGGCAGTCGGAAAGTTGCCGGAACTGGAACGCGCCACCATTGCGCTCTCTTTGGAAAAAGTCTGCGCCTTGATGGAGTCAGAGCGGGTCAACCCGGAGATGCAGGGCAGCGATGCCGCTCTTCTGGATATCGCTACGGTCTGA
- a CDS encoding glycine betaine/L-proline ABC transporter ATP-binding protein: MNVLEVRNLYKIFGHKPGDRALPMVKNGESKATILKKTGCTVGINNATFDVKKGEIFVIMGLSGSGKSTVIRCLNRLIEPTDGEVLIDGQNIVDLDAEQLRSVRRKKLSMVFQRFGLLPHRSVIDNVAFGLEVQGIGKAERHEKAMQAIQTVGLSGYQDQMTQALSGGMQQRVGLARALANDPEILLMDEAFSALDPLIRVQLQDELLELQSRMHKTIVFITHDLDEALKLGCRIAIMKDGAIVQIGTPEEILTDPANQYVQDFVENVDRSRVITAGSILRKTKVAYESYGPHQCLRMMKEFGSSTLFVVDENRHFKGYITVDAAAELAKTVLPAEDEQKNKHIRSIIQTDAPTAPESAAIADIVGDASRTALPIVVLGDAEPEFRGIVSRPAILAALSGD; encoded by the coding sequence ATGAATGTTCTCGAGGTTCGCAACCTGTACAAGATCTTCGGGCACAAGCCCGGGGATCGCGCCCTGCCCATGGTGAAAAATGGTGAAAGCAAGGCTACCATTCTCAAAAAAACGGGCTGTACGGTCGGCATCAACAATGCGACGTTCGATGTGAAAAAGGGAGAAATCTTTGTGATCATGGGACTTTCCGGCAGTGGAAAATCCACCGTGATCCGCTGCCTCAATCGCTTGATCGAACCGACCGATGGCGAAGTGCTCATCGACGGGCAAAACATTGTGGATCTCGACGCCGAGCAGCTGCGCAGTGTGCGCCGGAAAAAACTGAGCATGGTCTTCCAGCGCTTCGGATTGTTGCCGCACCGCAGCGTGATCGACAACGTTGCCTTCGGGCTGGAGGTGCAGGGCATCGGCAAGGCGGAGCGTCATGAAAAGGCGATGCAGGCTATTCAAACTGTTGGATTGTCCGGCTACCAGGATCAGATGACGCAGGCACTCAGCGGCGGCATGCAACAGCGGGTGGGGTTGGCGCGGGCATTGGCAAATGATCCCGAAATTTTGCTCATGGACGAGGCCTTTTCGGCACTTGATCCGTTGATTCGGGTGCAGTTGCAGGATGAGTTGCTCGAATTGCAATCGCGCATGCACAAGACGATCGTGTTCATCACGCATGATCTCGATGAGGCACTCAAACTGGGGTGTCGCATCGCCATCATGAAAGACGGTGCCATTGTACAAATCGGCACACCGGAAGAGATCCTGACAGATCCCGCCAACCAGTATGTGCAGGATTTTGTGGAAAATGTGGACCGTTCCCGTGTGATCACAGCTGGCAGCATCCTGCGCAAGACGAAGGTCGCCTACGAGTCGTATGGGCCACACCAGTGCCTGCGCATGATGAAGGAGTTTGGATCGTCAACGCTCTTTGTTGTGGATGAAAACCGCCACTTCAAAGGATACATCACGGTCGATGCCGCTGCCGAACTGGCCAAGACCGTTCTACCGGCAGAGGATGAACAAAAGAACAAGCACATCCGTTCCATCATACAGACGGATGCACCCACGGCACCGGAGAGCGCGGCCATTGCCGATATTGTGGGGGATGCATCGCGAACCGCACTGCCCATTGTGGTGCTTGGGGATGCCGAACCCGAGTTTCGCGGCATTGTCAGCCGCCCTGCCATCCTTGCCGCCCTGTCTGGAGACTGA
- a CDS encoding glycine betaine ABC transporter substrate-binding protein: MTLHTLILSAMTLGFTGCQPTANDNTGSGAEAAGAEEPKVANLAYVNWAEGVAYTHLAKVVLEEKMGYEVNLTMADVGPAYMAVADGNQDAFMECWPGIHQDYLNEVGDRLVDLGVVYEGTSLGLVVPSYVTIDKISELNAHKDKFKGVITGIDSGAGMMRQTADYIIPEYELELELVPSSGPAMTAALSAAVEAGEWIVVTGWRPHWMFGRWDLKILEQDADKTVWEEGSIHIQGRADIAEDKPTLAAFLKNMHLTDPQLSDLMVKIEDSDYEVVEVAREWMYANESVVDAWIP; encoded by the coding sequence ATGACACTACATACCCTGATCCTGAGTGCGATGACCTTGGGATTCACAGGATGTCAACCCACCGCAAACGACAACACCGGATCTGGCGCTGAAGCCGCTGGAGCGGAGGAACCCAAGGTGGCAAATCTGGCCTATGTCAACTGGGCTGAAGGGGTGGCCTACACCCACCTCGCCAAAGTGGTTCTCGAGGAAAAAATGGGCTATGAAGTCAACCTGACCATGGCCGATGTGGGACCTGCCTACATGGCGGTTGCTGACGGCAACCAGGATGCTTTCATGGAGTGCTGGCCGGGCATTCATCAGGACTATCTCAACGAAGTGGGGGATCGCCTGGTGGACCTGGGAGTGGTCTATGAGGGAACCTCGCTGGGACTGGTTGTTCCCAGCTATGTCACCATTGACAAGATTTCGGAACTCAATGCGCACAAGGACAAGTTCAAGGGCGTGATTACCGGAATTGACTCGGGTGCCGGCATGATGCGCCAGACGGCAGACTACATCATCCCGGAATACGAGCTTGAGCTGGAACTCGTGCCCTCCAGCGGACCGGCCATGACGGCCGCATTGTCCGCCGCTGTGGAAGCAGGGGAGTGGATTGTGGTTACCGGATGGCGGCCGCACTGGATGTTCGGGCGCTGGGATCTCAAGATTCTTGAGCAGGATGCTGACAAGACGGTCTGGGAAGAAGGCAGCATTCACATCCAGGGACGGGCGGATATTGCTGAGGATAAGCCAACCCTGGCGGCCTTCCTCAAGAACATGCATCTCACGGATCCCCAGCTCAGTGACCTGATGGTGAAGATTGAAGATTCGGACTACGAAGTGGTGGAAGTCGCACGGGAGTGGATGTATGCCAACGAGTCCGTCGTGGATGCCTGGATTCCCTAA
- a CDS encoding sodium:solute symporter family protein, with the protein MRVLQEETILDPNVGWILLALFGVLWVGLGFYWGRKAQNLDGFMLAGRNVGLALGTATAMATWVTSNTVMLAPQFALQMGIWGMLAYATASFGLFLFAPMAIRIRQLIPKGYTSGDFIRLRYGPVAWALFLLISMVYSMAWLVSMAMAGGIVLQALAGIPYIWGMSVILIVCVLYTLVGGLYAVIGTDFIQSVIILIGVLVIGVVAMTRVDFGAAYERIATVQPGLLMVFMPVALLSLFNNMFFGFGEVFHNNVWWTRAFAIRRDEVGKAFLLSGCFWLPIPIAAGFIALFSGSLGINVTDVDMVGPLVAGHVLGPVGAMVVFVVVFCSLGSSIDSLLASTSDLLAEDVYKKLLRPDIEDDTLRRATSWIIVGLGIVTWFLCAPRLGNLVTVLFLSGPLVGSAIWPVLTGLYWKRANAWGACSAMVLGSAIGLYAYFSIGWFAATLISTVVSMIVVVVFTWLRPADFDWKQLSRESH; encoded by the coding sequence ATGAGGGTATTGCAGGAAGAAACGATACTCGATCCCAATGTGGGCTGGATACTGCTTGCGCTGTTTGGAGTGCTCTGGGTCGGACTGGGATTTTATTGGGGGCGCAAAGCGCAAAACCTCGACGGCTTCATGCTCGCGGGTCGTAACGTGGGGCTGGCACTGGGAACAGCGACCGCGATGGCCACCTGGGTGACCTCGAATACGGTGATGCTCGCTCCGCAGTTTGCCCTGCAGATGGGAATCTGGGGCATGCTGGCCTACGCCACTGCGAGCTTTGGTCTCTTTCTCTTTGCGCCAATGGCGATCCGCATCCGTCAGCTGATTCCCAAAGGCTACACCAGTGGAGACTTTATCCGACTGCGCTATGGTCCAGTGGCATGGGCCTTGTTTCTGCTCATTTCCATGGTCTATTCCATGGCTTGGCTGGTGAGCATGGCCATGGCAGGTGGCATCGTGCTGCAGGCCCTGGCGGGCATCCCCTACATCTGGGGCATGAGTGTGATTTTGATCGTTTGCGTGCTTTATACCCTTGTGGGTGGACTCTATGCGGTCATTGGCACGGATTTCATCCAGAGCGTGATCATCCTTATCGGTGTTCTCGTGATTGGAGTGGTGGCCATGACGCGGGTCGATTTTGGCGCTGCCTATGAACGCATCGCGACGGTGCAGCCCGGATTGTTAATGGTCTTCATGCCAGTGGCACTGCTCTCGCTGTTCAACAACATGTTTTTCGGCTTTGGAGAAGTTTTCCACAACAACGTGTGGTGGACGCGTGCGTTTGCGATCCGCCGGGACGAAGTGGGCAAGGCCTTTTTGCTCTCCGGATGTTTCTGGCTGCCCATTCCGATTGCGGCAGGCTTTATCGCTTTGTTTAGCGGTTCGCTGGGCATCAATGTGACCGATGTGGACATGGTCGGACCCCTTGTGGCGGGTCATGTGCTGGGTCCGGTCGGTGCGATGGTGGTGTTTGTGGTCGTGTTCTGTTCCCTGGGTTCGAGCATCGACAGCCTGCTCGCCTCCACATCGGACCTCCTGGCGGAGGATGTGTATAAAAAACTGCTGCGCCCCGATATCGAGGATGACACACTGCGCCGTGCGACCTCCTGGATCATTGTGGGACTGGGTATTGTGACATGGTTCCTGTGTGCGCCGCGCCTTGGGAATTTGGTCACGGTGCTTTTTCTCTCGGGTCCGCTTGTGGGAAGTGCGATCTGGCCTGTGCTGACGGGCCTCTACTGGAAACGGGCCAATGCCTGGGGAGCCTGCTCGGCAATGGTGCTGGGAAGTGCGATCGGACTCTATGCCTACTTTTCAATCGGGTGGTTTGCCGCTACCCTCATTTCAACCGTCGTTTCCATGATTGTCGTGGTGGTGTTCACCTGGCTGCGCCCCGCCGATTTTGATTGGAAACAACTCTCCCGTGAAAGTCATTAA